A part of Bartonella quintana genomic DNA contains:
- a CDS encoding succinate dehydrogenase assembly factor 2, with product MTVFVVDENQLDIRRRRLIFRAWHRGIREIDLILGHYVDAHIGEMSNKMLSELEYIMSFDDRDLLTWITGEISPPSEVDGPLFRDIINYHVCINLN from the coding sequence ATGACAGTTTTTGTCGTTGACGAAAATCAACTGGACATACGTCGTCGCCGATTGATTTTTCGTGCATGGCATCGAGGTATTCGTGAAATAGATTTAATTTTGGGGCACTATGTAGATGCTCATATTGGTGAAATGAGTAATAAAATGCTTTCTGAACTTGAGTATATTATGTCTTTTGATGATCGCGATTTACTGACCTGGATTACAGGAGAAATTTCACCACCTTCTGAAGTTGATGGCCCGCTCTTTCGTGACATTATAAATTACCATGTTTGTATAAATTTAAATTGA
- a CDS encoding ABC transporter ATP-binding protein, whose protein sequence is MAAILELVEIERHFFESHKPLIILDKANFILNPGELVALVAPSGAGKSTLLHIAGLLEKPTAGDVILRGVSCAKRSDNERTAIRRNDIGFVYQFHHLLPEFTALENIIIPQMIAGFKKSIAEDRALKLLTYLRVSHRANHRPSELSGGEQQRVAIARAVANGPSVLLADEPTGNLDPVTSAYVFQALSALVRQSGLSALIATHNYGLAKQMHRRITLKEKKIVELP, encoded by the coding sequence ATGGCGGCTATTTTAGAGCTTGTAGAGATCGAACGACATTTTTTTGAGAGTCATAAACCTCTCATTATTTTAGATAAAGCGAATTTTATTCTTAATCCTGGTGAACTTGTAGCCCTTGTGGCACCTTCTGGTGCTGGAAAATCAACACTTCTTCATATTGCTGGATTATTGGAAAAACCAACTGCTGGTGATGTGATATTACGGGGTGTTTCTTGTGCAAAACGCTCTGATAATGAGCGAACAGCTATAAGACGAAATGATATCGGTTTTGTCTATCAATTTCATCATTTGCTTCCAGAATTTACAGCTTTAGAAAATATCATAATACCCCAAATGATAGCAGGATTTAAAAAATCCATAGCAGAAGATCGTGCACTTAAATTGTTGACATATTTGCGTGTTTCTCACCGCGCTAATCATCGCCCATCGGAATTATCGGGTGGTGAACAGCAACGTGTTGCTATTGCTCGGGCAGTAGCAAATGGCCCTTCAGTTCTTTTAGCTGATGAGCCTACAGGGAATCTTGACCCTGTTACTTCAGCTTATGTCTTTCAAGCTTTATCTGCACTTGTTCGTCAATCTGGTCTTTCTGCTCTTATTGCCACCCATAATTATGGGTTGGCTAAGCAAATGCATCGTCGAATTACACTTAAGGAAAAAAAGATTGTTGAACTTCCCTAG
- a CDS encoding lipoprotein-releasing ABC transporter permease subunit, with the protein MKWLRNKRFSSYEWMIAFRYMIPNKKHVVASVISIISLIGIMLGVFALVVVMAVMNGFRTELLNRILGMNGHLIVQTINSGFSDYKTLIPSLESVDGVKFALPVIEGQALVQGDLQGGSGALVRGMRKQDLEKLKTVSQNIKLGSLAQFDKEEGVVIGSGLAEKLRLTVGSDLRIITPDGDATPFGVTPRVKAYKVTAIFEVGMSEYDSIFVFMPLYEAQMFFNLGDKVQSLELFLNDPDAVDQIKPIVEKAIDQQVYLIDWRTRNQAFFSALQIERNVMFFILSLIVLVAALNIVSGLIMLVKDKSHDIAILRTMGAQKSTILRIFIVTGMMIGLVGTVLGLIFGVIATVNINHIQDFVSWLFNVDVFNPQLYFLTKLPAQLDWRQTVMVAGMALFLSFLAALIPAWRAAKLDPVQALRYE; encoded by the coding sequence ATGAAGTGGTTGAGGAATAAAAGGTTTTCATCTTATGAATGGATGATTGCTTTTCGTTATATGATTCCTAATAAAAAACACGTAGTTGCCTCTGTTATTTCAATTATTTCTCTCATTGGAATTATGTTAGGGGTGTTTGCTCTCGTTGTTGTTATGGCGGTAATGAACGGTTTTCGTACAGAGCTTCTCAATCGTATTCTTGGCATGAATGGACACCTTATTGTTCAAACAATTAATTCTGGTTTTTCCGATTATAAAACTCTTATTCCTTCTTTAGAATCCGTGGATGGTGTGAAATTTGCTTTGCCTGTTATTGAAGGTCAAGCGCTTGTGCAGGGTGACCTTCAAGGAGGGTCTGGTGCTTTAGTTCGTGGTATGCGCAAACAAGATTTAGAGAAACTTAAAACAGTATCCCAAAATATTAAATTAGGATCGCTTGCTCAATTTGATAAAGAGGAAGGTGTTGTGATTGGAAGTGGTTTGGCAGAAAAATTGAGGCTTACGGTTGGGAGTGATCTTCGTATCATTACTCCAGATGGTGATGCGACTCCTTTTGGAGTTACACCACGTGTTAAAGCCTATAAAGTGACTGCTATTTTTGAAGTTGGCATGTCTGAATATGATTCAATATTCGTTTTTATGCCTCTCTATGAAGCGCAAATGTTTTTTAATTTGGGAGATAAGGTTCAGTCTTTAGAGTTATTTCTGAATGATCCTGATGCTGTTGATCAAATAAAACCAATCGTAGAGAAAGCTATTGATCAACAAGTCTATTTGATTGATTGGCGGACGCGCAATCAGGCTTTTTTTTCAGCTTTACAGATTGAACGGAATGTTATGTTTTTTATTCTTTCTCTCATTGTTCTTGTTGCTGCTTTGAATATTGTTTCAGGATTGATTATGCTTGTAAAAGATAAAAGTCATGATATCGCAATTTTGCGCACGATGGGCGCACAAAAAAGTACGATTTTGCGTATATTTATAGTCACTGGGATGATGATTGGATTGGTTGGAACAGTATTGGGGTTAATTTTTGGTGTCATAGCAACTGTGAATATCAATCATATTCAAGACTTTGTATCTTGGCTATTTAATGTCGATGTTTTTAATCCGCAACTTTATTTTTTAACAAAATTACCTGCCCAACTTGATTGGAGACAAACAGTCATGGTTGCTGGAATGGCTCTATTTTTGTCATTCCTTGCTGCTCTCATTCCGGCATGGCGAGCTGCTAAGCTGGATCCCGTACAAGCTTTGAGGTATGAATAA
- the mfd gene encoding transcription-repair coupling factor gives MPILKKIVIPKNISAHMIFDGVTDGFEAFALAKLSSEIAQGKPLIYVVRDGTKIAHLQQVLNFIEPNLPVLEFPAWDCLPYDRVSPGIAVTARRLSALAHIANLRQNPRPAIILTTANAIIQKLPPRELIETQMIYARVGQRTSMGRLIQFLESNGFERVTVVRDVGEFAVRGGILDIFSPVDVEPLRLDFFGNTLETIRVFDSETQRTINKKTEFLLHSMSEVVLTPEVISRFKSNYIRTFGVSQKNNMLYEALSQGRRFAGMEHWLPFFYEKLDSFFDHCGNLPLVFEYLIEEVLIEHYRLIEDYYNARKERENDKENTTSYHPIEPNLLYLTPKHVLEIAQQSGQRVDFTPFNVPKTFGQTVIHANVKLGYNFVKERNAQEKNVFSSVVHHIASLRAMGKKVLLACWSEGSLNRLVQVLDEHGLKKIDVAKSLQTVRATPHDCISAAVVMIEHGFETEDFVVIAEQDILGDRFIRSPRRRKHNTNFISEIASLNSGDIVVHIDHGIGQFVGLKTITATGILRDCLEIKYAGGDRLFLPIENIELLSRYGSEGTDVILDKLGGVAWQARKTRLKKHLLEMAGQLIHIAAERATRSAPAFVPPIGPFDEFVACFPYEETEDQKDAIDAVLEDLASGKPMDRLICGDVGFGKTEVAIRSAFVAALNGYQVAVVVPTTLLSRQHYKTFLSRFQGLPVKIAHASRLVKTKEFTQVKKGVSDGTIDIVVGTHALLSGAVNFLRLGLLIIDEEQHFGVKHKERLKELKSDIHVLTLSATPIPRTLGLALSGVRELSLITTPPIDRMAVRTFIAPFDTLVIRETLLREYYRGGQSFYVCPRISDLAFVEEYLKTHVPELKFVVAHGQMPAGQLDNIMNAFYDGQYDVLLSTTIIESGLDIPTANTLIVHRAEIFGLSALYQLRGRVGRSKQRAYALFTFPSGKVLTAAADRRLKVLQSLNTLGSGFQLASHDMDIRGSGNFLGEEQSGHIKEVGFELYQKMLEEAVTELKDGKQNEDKQWSPQISLGTTVMIPESFVPDLSLRMGLYRRLTELDDLEQIDEFAAELIDRFGPLPLEVQHLLKVFYIKTLCRKAHVEKLDTGPKGIVVQFRNNYFANSVALVQWIGKQGSMAKIRPNQSIIFIRDWTTLDERLAGVVTIMIQLVEMAEQRSV, from the coding sequence ATGCCTATATTAAAAAAAATTGTCATTCCCAAAAATATTTCTGCTCACATGATTTTTGATGGAGTTACTGATGGGTTTGAAGCCTTTGCACTTGCTAAATTGAGTTCAGAAATTGCACAGGGTAAACCACTTATCTATGTTGTTCGCGATGGAACAAAAATTGCTCATTTACAGCAAGTTTTAAATTTTATTGAGCCCAATTTGCCTGTACTTGAATTTCCTGCATGGGATTGCTTACCCTATGATCGTGTGTCACCTGGAATTGCTGTTACAGCACGTCGACTATCAGCTTTGGCACATATAGCAAATTTGCGTCAAAATCCACGCCCTGCAATTATATTAACAACAGCAAATGCAATTATACAAAAATTACCTCCTCGTGAATTAATTGAAACTCAGATGATTTATGCACGTGTTGGCCAGCGTACTAGCATGGGGCGTTTAATTCAATTTTTAGAATCCAATGGTTTTGAACGTGTTACGGTTGTCCGTGATGTTGGGGAATTTGCTGTGAGAGGGGGAATTCTTGATATTTTTTCTCCCGTTGATGTTGAACCTTTACGGCTTGATTTTTTTGGAAATACCTTGGAAACCATCCGTGTGTTTGATTCAGAAACACAAAGAACAATCAATAAAAAAACTGAATTTTTGTTACACTCGATGAGTGAAGTTGTTCTTACACCTGAGGTTATTAGCCGATTTAAAAGCAATTATATCCGTACATTTGGTGTATCACAAAAAAATAACATGCTTTATGAAGCTCTTTCTCAAGGGCGACGTTTTGCTGGTATGGAACATTGGTTACCATTTTTTTATGAGAAACTTGATAGTTTTTTTGATCATTGTGGTAATTTACCACTTGTTTTTGAATATCTCATAGAAGAAGTGCTCATTGAGCATTATCGCCTTATTGAGGATTATTATAATGCACGTAAAGAGCGTGAAAATGATAAAGAAAATACTACTTCTTATCATCCGATAGAGCCTAACCTTCTCTATTTAACACCAAAGCATGTTTTAGAGATCGCACAACAATCCGGACAACGTGTTGATTTTACGCCTTTTAATGTTCCAAAAACTTTTGGACAAACCGTTATTCATGCGAATGTTAAGCTGGGATATAATTTTGTAAAAGAGCGCAATGCGCAAGAGAAAAATGTTTTCTCAAGTGTTGTTCATCATATTGCTTCATTGCGCGCGATGGGTAAGAAGGTGCTTTTAGCTTGTTGGAGTGAAGGGTCTCTCAATCGTTTGGTGCAGGTTCTTGACGAGCATGGATTGAAAAAAATAGATGTTGCAAAATCTTTGCAAACTGTCAGAGCAACACCTCATGATTGTATATCAGCAGCTGTTGTGATGATAGAACACGGTTTTGAGACTGAAGATTTTGTCGTTATAGCAGAACAGGATATTCTTGGTGATCGATTTATAAGATCACCAAGACGGCGTAAACATAATACAAATTTTATTTCTGAAATTGCTTCTTTAAATTCTGGTGATATTGTTGTACATATCGATCATGGTATTGGGCAATTTGTTGGTCTTAAGACCATTACGGCAACTGGAATTTTACGAGATTGTCTTGAAATTAAGTATGCTGGAGGCGATCGGCTTTTTTTACCTATTGAAAATATCGAACTTCTTTCACGTTATGGTTCAGAGGGAACAGATGTCATTTTAGATAAGTTAGGTGGTGTTGCCTGGCAAGCCCGTAAAACACGACTCAAAAAACATTTATTGGAAATGGCTGGCCAATTGATCCATATAGCTGCAGAGCGTGCCACGCGTTCTGCGCCTGCTTTTGTTCCACCAATTGGACCATTTGATGAGTTCGTTGCATGCTTTCCTTATGAAGAAACGGAAGATCAAAAGGATGCAATCGATGCTGTTTTAGAGGATTTGGCATCAGGAAAACCGATGGATCGTTTAATATGTGGTGATGTTGGTTTTGGAAAAACAGAAGTTGCCATTCGAAGCGCTTTTGTTGCAGCATTAAATGGATATCAGGTTGCTGTTGTTGTGCCAACAACTTTGCTTTCACGACAACATTACAAAACTTTTCTTTCACGTTTTCAGGGATTACCCGTTAAAATTGCTCATGCTTCAAGGCTTGTGAAAACTAAGGAATTTACACAAGTCAAAAAGGGTGTTTCAGATGGCACGATTGATATTGTCGTTGGAACGCATGCATTATTAAGTGGTGCAGTTAATTTTTTACGATTAGGACTTCTTATCATTGATGAAGAGCAGCATTTTGGCGTAAAACACAAAGAGCGTTTAAAAGAGCTTAAAAGTGATATTCATGTTCTCACACTTTCCGCGACCCCCATACCACGAACTTTAGGTTTGGCTTTATCGGGAGTACGTGAGCTTTCATTGATAACGACTCCGCCCATTGATAGAATGGCAGTACGTACTTTTATTGCACCTTTTGATACGCTTGTTATACGGGAGACTCTGCTCCGAGAATATTACCGTGGTGGACAAAGTTTTTATGTTTGCCCTCGTATTTCCGATCTTGCTTTCGTGGAAGAGTATCTCAAAACACATGTTCCCGAACTTAAATTTGTCGTAGCACATGGGCAAATGCCAGCTGGACAACTTGATAACATTATGAATGCATTTTATGATGGACAATATGATGTTCTGCTCTCAACAACCATTATTGAATCAGGTCTTGATATTCCAACAGCCAATACATTAATCGTACATCGTGCTGAGATATTTGGTCTTTCTGCTCTCTACCAGTTACGTGGTAGAGTAGGGCGCTCAAAACAACGTGCTTACGCACTTTTTACATTTCCTTCTGGTAAAGTTTTAACGGCTGCTGCTGATCGTCGTCTTAAAGTTTTGCAATCTCTTAATACTTTGGGAAGCGGTTTTCAATTGGCAAGTCATGATATGGATATTCGCGGTTCAGGAAATTTTTTAGGTGAAGAGCAATCGGGGCATATAAAAGAAGTTGGTTTTGAGCTGTATCAAAAAATGCTTGAAGAGGCTGTTACTGAATTAAAAGATGGCAAGCAAAATGAGGATAAGCAATGGTCTCCCCAAATTTCACTTGGTACAACCGTGATGATACCAGAAAGTTTCGTGCCTGATTTATCATTACGTATGGGGCTTTATCGTCGTTTGACAGAACTTGATGATTTAGAACAAATTGATGAATTTGCTGCTGAATTAATTGATCGCTTTGGTCCTTTACCACTTGAAGTTCAGCACCTTCTTAAAGTTTTTTACATTAAAACATTGTGTCGAAAAGCACATGTAGAAAAATTGGATACTGGACCAAAGGGAATCGTTGTACAGTTTCGTAATAATTATTTTGCAAACAGTGTTGCTCTTGTTCAATGGATTGGAAAACAAGGCTCGATGGCAAAAATTCGACCAAATCAAAGTATTATTTTTATTCGGGATTGGACAACATTGGATGAAAGACTTGCTGGAGTAGTAACGATTATGATACAGCTTGTAGAAATGGCAGAGCAG
- the proS gene encoding proline--tRNA ligase, protein MRLSQYFLPLLKENPKEAEIISHRLMLRAGMIRQQTSGIYSWLPLGKKVLDKVCKIIREEQERAGAVEILMPTVQSADLWRESGRYDDYGLEMLRIKDRQKRDLLYGPTNEEMVTDIFRSYVHSYKDLPLNLYHIQWKFRDEIRPRFGVMRSREFLMKDAYSFDLDYEGSKTSYNRMFVAYLRTFSCLGLKAIPMRADTGPIGGELSHEFIILAETGESAIFCDKKFFELTVPHSSIDFSDKAVLANIVKQWTSFYAATEEMHNEEEWAKVSDNDRLSARGIEVGHIFHFGTKYSAPMGAKVMGQDGKEHLVSMGSYGIGPSRLVAAVIEASHDENGIIWPKSIAPFDFGIINMKPNDEKCTRACETLYSGLMQAGFDPLLDDRNERPGSKFATMDLIGLPTQIIVGPKSIAQNEVEIKDRKTGVKKSLTVENVLNQFFRI, encoded by the coding sequence ATGCGTCTTTCTCAATATTTTCTTCCTCTTTTAAAAGAAAATCCCAAGGAAGCAGAGATTATTTCTCATAGACTCATGTTGCGTGCAGGTATGATTCGCCAGCAAACATCAGGGATTTATTCTTGGCTTCCCTTGGGTAAAAAGGTGCTTGATAAAGTTTGTAAGATTATTCGTGAGGAGCAAGAGCGAGCTGGTGCTGTAGAAATATTGATGCCTACAGTTCAATCTGCGGATCTTTGGCGTGAAAGTGGTCGTTATGATGATTATGGTTTGGAAATGCTGCGCATTAAAGATCGTCAAAAGCGTGATTTACTTTATGGTCCAACCAACGAAGAGATGGTAACAGACATTTTTCGCTCATATGTTCATTCTTATAAAGATCTTCCACTTAATTTATATCATATTCAATGGAAGTTTCGTGATGAAATCCGCCCACGTTTTGGTGTAATGCGCTCACGAGAGTTTTTAATGAAAGATGCTTATTCTTTTGATCTTGATTATGAAGGCTCTAAAACATCTTATAATCGTATGTTTGTAGCTTACTTACGTACTTTTTCTTGTCTTGGCTTAAAAGCAATTCCCATGCGTGCTGATACAGGTCCAATTGGTGGTGAACTCAGTCATGAATTTATTATTTTGGCTGAAACGGGAGAAAGCGCTATATTCTGTGATAAGAAATTTTTTGAACTTACCGTTCCACATAGTTCAATCGATTTTAGTGATAAAGCTGTTTTAGCTAATATCGTTAAACAGTGGACATCTTTCTATGCAGCAACAGAGGAAATGCACAATGAAGAAGAGTGGGCTAAGGTTTCTGATAATGACCGCTTATCAGCCCGTGGTATTGAGGTAGGACATATTTTCCACTTTGGTACAAAATATTCTGCTCCGATGGGAGCAAAAGTTATGGGACAAGATGGAAAAGAACATCTAGTCTCTATGGGATCTTATGGTATTGGGCCTTCGCGTCTTGTTGCCGCAGTTATTGAAGCTTCTCATGATGAAAATGGTATTATTTGGCCAAAGTCGATAGCACCATTTGATTTTGGTATCATCAATATGAAACCAAATGATGAAAAATGTACGCGTGCGTGTGAAACTCTCTATTCGGGCTTAATGCAGGCTGGTTTTGATCCATTATTAGATGATAGAAATGAACGTCCTGGATCAAAATTTGCAACAATGGATTTGATTGGTCTCCCAACACAAATAATTGTCGGGCCTAAAAGTATTGCACAAAATGAAGTTGAAATTAAAGATCGAAAAACGGGTGTTAAAAAATCTCTAACGGTTGAAAATGTACTCAACCAGTTTTTTAGAATTTAA